From a region of the Cervus canadensis isolate Bull #8, Minnesota chromosome Y, ASM1932006v1, whole genome shotgun sequence genome:
- the LOC122436459 gene encoding LOW QUALITY PROTEIN: chromodomain Y-like protein (The sequence of the model RefSeq protein was modified relative to this genomic sequence to represent the inferred CDS: inserted 1 base in 1 codon; deleted 1 base in 1 codon) yields MASEELYEVERILDKRQNKEGKTEYLVWWKGYGREDATWEPEQHLVNCEECIHDFNCSHSEKQKEGTFSRANWTSPNNGQKRSSRSTNSSFFKAAPKAVVVGKEQEAKSSLLFTTSQKFRKSPMPGLVTCKIMDLAQSDIRILGPKSPIKGSTTVDGFQDESPEKPDGVEQRPEDRAATEAVAEKPVGALLGPVVVRVWMGSWLWIHPLVQQVXGPVSVATTTGLAVNGKGTSPFMDALMANGTTSLQTSVMGVTARKRKFIEDRRDQPFEKLLRLHMRQTESACRYRDIMVQKQDGFTHILLSTKSSENNSLNPEVMKELQSALSMAGADGSKLVLLSAVGSVFCCGLDFVHFIRCLTDDRKRESARMAEAIRSFVSTLIHFTKPIIVAVNGLAIGLGASILPLCDLVWANEKAWFQTSYTTFGQSPDGCSTIMFPKIMGGASANEMLLCGRKLTAQEACGKGLVSRVFWTGTFTQDVMDHIKELASCNPIVLEKSKSLVHCNMRLELEQANERECEVLKKIWGSAQGMDSMLKYLQRKIDEF; encoded by the exons ATGGCCTCTGAGGAGCTGTACGAGGTTGAAAGGATCCTTGATAAGAGGCAGAACAAGGAAGGGAAGACAGAGTATTTGGTTTGGTGGAAAGGCTATGGCAGGGAGGACGCCACCTGGGAGCCAGAGCAGCACCTGGTGAACTGCGAGGAGTGCATCCATGACTTCAACTGCTCCCACAGTGAGAAGCAGAAGGAGGGCACCTTCTCCAGAGCCAACTGGACCTCCCCGAACAATGGCCAGAAGCGGTCCTCCAGATCCACCAACAGCAGCTTCTTCAAGGCTGCCCCCAAGGCCGTAGTGGTGGGAAAGGAGCAGGAGGCCAAGAGCAGCCTGCTGTTTACCACCAGCCAGAAGTTCAGGAAGAGCCCCATGCCGGGCCTGGTCACCTGCAAGATCATGGACCTGGCCCAGTCTGACATCAGGATCCTCGGGCCCAAGAGTCCCATCAAGGGCAGCACCACGGTGGACGGCTTTCAGGACGAGAGCCCCGAGAAGCCGGATGGTGTGGAGCAGAGGCCGGAGGACAGAGCGGCCACGGAGGCCGTGGCCGAGAAGCCA GTAGGGGCCCTTCTGGGCCCGGTGGTGGTGCGGGTGTGGATGGGGAGCTGGCTGTGGATACACCCGCTAGTGCAGCAGG TTGGCCCCGTATCGGTGGCCACGACCACGGGGCTGGCCGTGAACGGGAAAGGCACCTCCCCGTTCATGGACGCCCTGATGGCTAATGGGACGACCTCCCTGCAAACATCAGTCATGGGCGTGACAGCCAGGAAGAGGAAGTTCATTGAGGACAGGCGAGACCAGCCCTTTGAGAAGCTGCTGCGCTTGCACATGCGGCAAACTGAGAGCGCCTGCAGGTACCGGGACATCATGGTTCAGAAGCAGGACGGCTTCACCCACATCCTGCTGTCCACCAAGTCGTCCGAGAACAACTCGCTGAACCCGGAGGTCATGAAGGAGCTGCAGAGCGCACTGAGCATGGCCGGGGCCGATGGCAGCAAGCTGGTGCTTCTCAGCGCCGTGGGCAGCGTCTTCTGCTGCGGCCTGGACTTTGTTCACTTCATCCGGTGCCTGACAGACGACCGCAAGAGGGAGAGTGCCAGGATGGCAGAGGCCATCAGAAGCTTCGTGAGCACCTTAATCCACTTCACGAAGCCTATTATCGTAGCCGTGAATGGCCTGGCCATTGGGCTAGGAGCGTCCAtcctgcctctttgtgacctggtGTGGGCCAATGAAAAAGCGTGGTTCCAGACGTCCTATACCACCTTCGGACAGAGTCCAGATGGCTGTTCCACGATCATGTTCCCCAAGATTATGGGAGGAGCATCTGCCAACGAAATGCTGCTCTGCGGGCGCAAGCTAACGGCACAGGAGGCATGCGGCAAAGGGCTGGTCTCCAGGGTGTTCTGGACTGGGACTTTCACCCAAGATGTCATGGACCACATCAAGGAGCTCGCCTCTTGCAACCCCATCGTGCTGGAGAAATCTAAGTCCCTTGTGCACTGCAACATGAGGTTGGAGCTGGAGCAGGCCAACGAGCGGGAGTGCGAGGTGCTGAAGAAGATCTGGGGCTCGGCGCAGGGCATGGACTCAATGCTCAAGTACCTGCAGAGGAAGATCGACGAGTTCTGA